One segment of Clavelina lepadiformis chromosome 2, kaClaLepa1.1, whole genome shotgun sequence DNA contains the following:
- the LOC143445733 gene encoding N-acetylgalactosamine kinase-like isoform X1 produces MEATKLDLLERSDENKFNRLKNLAIKFQEKYGKSADFICRAPGRVNLIGEHIDYCGYSVLPMAVDQDVSMAVAVNKDGCICFSNVEKSFRDYQGTVFDYVIDSSNPEWHQYILCGLKGVTEYQKLEKPCGMDILVHGTVPKAAGMSSSSALVCTAGLATAYANECKIDAHGLADECAKCERYIGTQGGGMDQSISFLAERGMAKFISFNPLTAVNVQIPCGAVFVISNSCVKMQKAATAHFNVRVAECKIAARILAKHEGLSSPELKKFVDLQNAMGASFGEMLNLVDKVLHEQPYHREEICKLLEITDEKLIETLLSKNTKHVTTFKLYQRAKHVFSEAQRVHQFKAICEEGSDDEAMKKLGKLMNESHESCSKLYECSCPELDKLTALCRKAGALGSRLTGAGWAGCAVSLVPVNNMDSFMVLVKKGFYSDMDENTLQNVLFPTEPGSGAAVYSL; encoded by the exons ATTGAAGAATCTGGCcataaaattccaagaaaagtATGGCAAGAGTGCCGACTTCATCTGTCGAGCTCCAGGCAGA GTTAACTTAATTGGAGAGCACATTGATTACTGTGGCTATTCTGTTCTACCAATGGCTGTAGATCAAGATGTAAGCATGGCTGTGGCAGTGAATAAAGATGGATGtatatgtttttcaaatgtggaaAAGTCCTTCAG agATTACCAAGGCACAGTGTTTGATTATGTGATAGACAGCTCTAACCCAGAATGGCATCAGTACATACTGTGTGGATTGAAAGGTGTTACCGAGTATCAAAAACTGGAAAAACCATGTG gAATGGATATCTTGGTGCATGGGACAGTCCCAAAAGCAGCTGGCATGTCCAGTTCAAGTGCTTTGGTATGCACAGCGGGCCTTGCTACAGCATATGCCAATGAATGCAAGATTGATGCA CATGGTCTTGCTGATGAATGTGCAAAGTGTGAAAGATATATCGGGACACAAGGAGGTGGAATGGACCagtcaatttcatttttagcaGAGAGAGGGATG GCCAAGTTTATATCATTCAATCCACTGACTGCTGTAAATGTTCAAATACCATGTGGAGCTGTATTCGTGATCAGTAATAGCTGTGTTAAGATGCAAAAGGCTGCCACAGCCCACTTTAATGTGCGGGTTGCTGAATGCAAGATTGCTGCACGG ATCTTAGCAAAACATGAAGGATTAAGTTCACCTGAACTCAAAAAGTTTGTGGATCTACAAAACGCCATGGGAGCGAGCTTTGGGGAAATGTTAAATCTAGTTGACAAAGTCCTGCATGAGCAGCCATATCACAGAGAGGAAATCTGCAAACTTCTCGAAATAACTGATGAAAAGTTGATAGAAACTCTGTTAAGCAAAAACACCAAACATG TTACCACTTTCAAGTTGTATCAGCGAGCAAAACACGTATTCAGTGAAGCTCAAAGAGTACATCAGTTTAAAGCTATTTGCGAGGAAGGTTCTGACGATGAAGCTATGAAAAAGCTTGGTAAACTCATGAATGAGAGCCATGAAAGCTGCAGCAAATTATATGAGTGTAGCTGCCCTGAACTGGATAAACTGACAGCACTATGCAG AAAAGCAGGGGCCCTTGGATCAAGATTAACAGGAGCTGGTTGGGCCGGATGTGCTGTGTCCTTGGTGCCAGTCAACAATATGGATTCGTTCATGGTACTTgtcaaaaaaggtttttatagCGATATGGATGAAAATACTCTGCAGAATGTCTTGTTTCCAACTGAACCAGGAAGTGGTGCTGCTGTATATTCCCTGTAA
- the LOC143445733 gene encoding N-acetylgalactosamine kinase-like isoform X2, whose amino-acid sequence MAVDQDVSMAVAVNKDGCICFSNVEKSFRDYQGTVFDYVIDSSNPEWHQYILCGLKGVTEYQKLEKPCGMDILVHGTVPKAAGMSSSSALVCTAGLATAYANECKIDAHGLADECAKCERYIGTQGGGMDQSISFLAERGMAKFISFNPLTAVNVQIPCGAVFVISNSCVKMQKAATAHFNVRVAECKIAARILAKHEGLSSPELKKFVDLQNAMGASFGEMLNLVDKVLHEQPYHREEICKLLEITDEKLIETLLSKNTKHVTTFKLYQRAKHVFSEAQRVHQFKAICEEGSDDEAMKKLGKLMNESHESCSKLYECSCPELDKLTALCRKAGALGSRLTGAGWAGCAVSLVPVNNMDSFMVLVKKGFYSDMDENTLQNVLFPTEPGSGAAVYSL is encoded by the exons ATGGCTGTAGATCAAGATGTAAGCATGGCTGTGGCAGTGAATAAAGATGGATGtatatgtttttcaaatgtggaaAAGTCCTTCAG agATTACCAAGGCACAGTGTTTGATTATGTGATAGACAGCTCTAACCCAGAATGGCATCAGTACATACTGTGTGGATTGAAAGGTGTTACCGAGTATCAAAAACTGGAAAAACCATGTG gAATGGATATCTTGGTGCATGGGACAGTCCCAAAAGCAGCTGGCATGTCCAGTTCAAGTGCTTTGGTATGCACAGCGGGCCTTGCTACAGCATATGCCAATGAATGCAAGATTGATGCA CATGGTCTTGCTGATGAATGTGCAAAGTGTGAAAGATATATCGGGACACAAGGAGGTGGAATGGACCagtcaatttcatttttagcaGAGAGAGGGATG GCCAAGTTTATATCATTCAATCCACTGACTGCTGTAAATGTTCAAATACCATGTGGAGCTGTATTCGTGATCAGTAATAGCTGTGTTAAGATGCAAAAGGCTGCCACAGCCCACTTTAATGTGCGGGTTGCTGAATGCAAGATTGCTGCACGG ATCTTAGCAAAACATGAAGGATTAAGTTCACCTGAACTCAAAAAGTTTGTGGATCTACAAAACGCCATGGGAGCGAGCTTTGGGGAAATGTTAAATCTAGTTGACAAAGTCCTGCATGAGCAGCCATATCACAGAGAGGAAATCTGCAAACTTCTCGAAATAACTGATGAAAAGTTGATAGAAACTCTGTTAAGCAAAAACACCAAACATG TTACCACTTTCAAGTTGTATCAGCGAGCAAAACACGTATTCAGTGAAGCTCAAAGAGTACATCAGTTTAAAGCTATTTGCGAGGAAGGTTCTGACGATGAAGCTATGAAAAAGCTTGGTAAACTCATGAATGAGAGCCATGAAAGCTGCAGCAAATTATATGAGTGTAGCTGCCCTGAACTGGATAAACTGACAGCACTATGCAG AAAAGCAGGGGCCCTTGGATCAAGATTAACAGGAGCTGGTTGGGCCGGATGTGCTGTGTCCTTGGTGCCAGTCAACAATATGGATTCGTTCATGGTACTTgtcaaaaaaggtttttatagCGATATGGATGAAAATACTCTGCAGAATGTCTTGTTTCCAACTGAACCAGGAAGTGGTGCTGCTGTATATTCCCTGTAA